The sequence CACTGGGCACCACGAGCTGCGTTGCAACAATGTAAAAATGCAACAATGTAAGAATGTAAAAAACCTCAGGTTTCTTTGCGAAGCCTGAGGGTTTTTGTATTCCTGATAAGGTAAATGCATTATTCGATAGCAAAATGCATCTCTACGGGACTGTTATTGCATGGCAGCTGTTTGTTGAGTTTGATCCAGCGGCTCCAGCCGGTAGCCTTGTCGAATGACAACTGCTCGTAGGTATCTGCCAATGTGGATGGCCAGGTGGTTACTTCTGGCTCTGCTACGCCACTCTTGTAAGTTTCAAGTTTGCCGTCGGCATGGTAAATTTTGTGTCCTTTCAGAATCTCAGGTTTTTCCCTATCATAGTCGTAAAAATAGTAGTTACCCTCTACGCCTAACATGATGCTGCAATCTACCGACAGACCTTTGTTCATCAGGAAATCGCTGCAATACTGACTTACCAGACAGTTGTTGAAAGCTGTTCCTATCTCGAGAGCGAAATGATCATCGTAAACGTCGGGCAGTGCATCTACTATGCTCTTGGCGTAATCTACCAGATCGTAGCCCGGACGCTCGTTGTTAACCTTGAAGGCGTATTTGGTGATGGTATCAATCTTTGCCTTATGGCTTTCGTCGGCGTAAGCGGCCACGAGTTTATCGGTAAACTCCTTGAACTTTGCACCAAAGGCATCGAGGGCGCTGGTGCGGGTAACGGTCATGTCGTGATAGTCCCACTTGGAATCTGTACTTCCCTGTGCAGCTTGTTGGGCAGCATCCTTGTCCCACTTATCGACGCTGGCTTTGTTGAAGTTCTTCAGGGCTGTTTCTATGTCGCCAGTGTTCTTTGCCAGCTCGTCGATTAGTACCGAATAGCTGCCGCCAGCTCCAGGCACTGTGAATGATGACAGGATAAAGTAGTTGGCAAGTTCCTTGAGTTCGAACTGATACTCGATGGTATTCATGAGGCAGGCATCGAGATAAATCACGTCCATGTGAGCATTAGCACGACCGATGGCATACTTTAATGACGATGCGGTGAAGTGTTCGTTAGGGGTGTGGCTTTGGTCGTAAAGCACGCCTCTGGTTTGTGACGGCGCATTAAATGGCAGGTCGTCGTGTGGCTGATAGCCGCCACCATGGTCGCTCACAATCAGGATGTAGTGCTTGGCAGGACAGGCTTTGGTGGCCCAGTTGATGAAGTTGGTGAGCGAATCGACATTGGCCACGTAGTTGTCCTTGGGGCCATAAATATACTCCTTGTTCAACAGAACATTTTCATCGGGGGCATTTACGGTATTGTCGACGACGAAACGTACGGTCTGCAGTTCCATATCCTTAATAGCCTTTACGGTCTCGTCGGGCAGTTTTTCGTTAAGCATGTCGAACCAATACTTCTGCATATCTTCGGCCGACGAGTACTTGTACTGGCAGGCTATCTTTACCTTACCGTAGCTTTCGGACTTGGCTTTGTAGAAATCCATCATGTTGCCTAAGATACCAATGTCGAGATTGCGACCTCCATAACCATATAACAGGATGGCATACTCGGTTTGCCCTGATGGACGGTCGGAACCAGCAGAATTATCATCATTTACACAAGCGGTCATCACCGTCATAGTCATTACGCAGCAAAGAACGGCTGCAAGGGTTAATAGGTACTTTTTAGTCATAATCATAAAAGGTTAGTTAAACTTATTTTTCTTCGTTTGAAATCAAGTGTACATCGCACTGAGGGAAGGCGATGGTGATGCCCGCGGCGTTGAGGGCCTCGTAGATCACCTCCTTGGCACGATCACGATAACCAATCTGCTCGGCCACCAACACATACTGTTTCACATTGATGTCAACAGCACTGTCGCTCATATTTCCCACAACCACATAAACACCGTACTTGGGATCCACAATATCCCGTCCGTATTTATCTTTGGTACACATCTTCTGCATCGCCTCAACCAACACCTCACGCACATGCTGCACCGAGGTTCCGTAAGCCACACCCACGGTGATAATCGTCAACTCATACGAGTTGTTACGCGTCAGGTTGTTGAAGTTCTTACCAAACAGCGACGAGTTGAGGAACGACATCTCCGTGCCCTCGATAGTCTCGGCCTGCACACACTGGTAATTGATGGCCGTTACCTTACCACGGATACCATCGCACTCTATCCAGTCGCCTACACGCAGTCGTCCACCCATCAGCTGTATGCCGTAAATAAAGTTGTTGATCACATCCTTGAGCGCCAGACCGACACCAGCCGACAGACCTCCCGCTATCAGTCCTAACGACCCCGTAGGAATCTGCCATTCCGTGATAACCACCAAAGCAAACACCATCCAGATAAACACACTGATGATACTGTTGCCCAACGACAGGTTGATTTCGTTCGGACGGATGGAATCACGGTTATGCTTGCGCATAAAAGTAACGTAACGGGCATACTGCCAGATGGCGTGTACGGCCCTGCTGATGTAACGCAAGACGTAGAAGAGTATCAGCAGATAGATGATACTCTGGGCCGATATGCTCAATGTCTCCACATCGTTCATGTCGGTGAGATGGATAAACGGTCGTTCGTAGAAGCGTACAAACAGATCGTCGAAGTCGAAGATGCCTAACGACAGGCGCACACACAACGGCAACGAGAGCAGCACAATGCAGGGGATGGCCACCTGACGGATCAGGTCGTAGAACCACGTAGCACCAAACAACAGCTGTTCGCGGTCGTCGCCCGATACGTAGGTGATACGATTGCGCAGACTGTCAACCCGCTTGTCGATCCAGCGTTCCTTGTAGCGGCTCATCAGGTCGCGTATGCACACCACGGTGAGCCAGGCTGCCAACAGGAAATACCACCACACCAGGATGAGCAATGCCACAAAGGTATAGCCCATAAACGCGAACCCAAAGGACACCAGATAAACGGCCAATGCCCACCAGCCCAAGGTGCGGTCGATTGATGTGGCCTTACTGCCCAACCAGATACAGCAGCACAACTGCCAGATAACAATTAGCAGCAGGATGGGTGGAAACAGCAGCACCATCAGCTTGTCGGGCATAAAGGTGATACGGCACGAGATAATCATCAGCACCACCAGGAAGGTGGCCGAATAGAGCATGATGCCCTGTCGGAACTGCTCGGGCCTTACGCGCAGCAACAACGAGCCCGTGATGGCAATCAGCAGCCACAGGAAGGTGTTGATATGCGCCACACCCAGATTGATATATTCGTCGCCATACAGCGAGAATCCGAACACCACGAAGTAAATAAAGGTGCCTAGCAGTATCGAGATGATAGACAGCTTGCGCTTCGGCACATAGCGCTTCAGCCTTGTATAACGGTAGAGCAGCCATAGTACGAGCAGGGCCAACGCCCAGAACAATACCAGTCCCACCAGCTGTACGATACATACGACGACCAGCATGGTATTCTCGGCCTTACTCGAAAAGTGTTGTAAGAACGCGATATCATCCTCGTCGTCGTTATCCAAATCGCTTTCATCCATCCCGTCGCTCAGTTCCTTCAGGCTGTACTGTCCCCGCAAGTCAACTTTGGTTTTATTCCAATAATAACCAGGGTTGGCCATAATGTCCAAAAACGGCGTCTGTCCGTCCACAAAGATATAGCGTTCCAGTGCCTGATAGCGCTGCTCGGCATAGTCGTAGGTCTCCTTCAGTCGCAGGTATGCCTCCTGATAGTGCGTACTGTCGGCCACTATGGTAGCACGGTTACTGGCGTTCATCTTCAGTATCTCTGACACGAAGAAGATACACGAGTCGCGATATGCCTCGCCTATCGAATCCAGCACAAAGGGGGCAGATAGCGAATCCTTGAAGGCTATCCTGATAACCTCTTTTTCCAGCAATGAGAGCGAGTCGGAAAGATGCACATCGAGCGAGTCGTTACGGTACAACAAGCTGTCGGGCAGTATCTCCATCTCTATCTCCTTCATCATCGGCGGCAGTCGTCGCAGGGCCTCAATCAGTCGGGCATTGCGGTCAATCTCGTAGTTCAAACCGTTCACAATCCGGTCGTACGGGCGTCGGTCTTTACTGAAGTCCTTGTAGTTGGCCGTCACCTTCTTCAGCGCGTAGGCCAGATCGAACGTCATCTCCTGTTCCTGGGTGTAGAGCAGGATCGAGAGCTCGTTCGACTCGGTAATCACGTTGATCATCCGCTTATGCTGACGATCAAAATCCTCGTTAAAGCGCTTCTGCGCATCCGAGCGCTGCATAAAGGTTGCCTGCAACTCCGTACAAAGGTCTTTCAGCGTGTTGGTCAACGACCTTCCGCTCACAACAGCCATCAGCGGCAGCGAGCACACGCACAGAGCTAGAATGATTGTGAACAGTTGTTTTTTCATTGTCAGAGATATTATTCTAATTTACCGCCTCCAGTTATTAGTATCACGCCGCAAATATAAAGAATTAATTCTAAAGTTCCAAGTTTTTGTGGATAAAAATATTGCTGCCAGGAGCTGATGCCTGACATCAAATAAAACATCACCGCTTAAGGGCGGTGATGATATTCTGGATGAGTTGGGGTGAGTTATAGGGGGTGGCAGAGTTGATGCCTCGGACGACTGCATACGAGAAGTTATCGGCCATGCACTCCTCGGGAGAGATGACATATTCGGTGTTGTGGCCTACAACAGTCCAGAAGTCGCTGGCTTCGGTGACATCGTAAACCTTGCTCATATCGTCGAGTGGCACAAGGCCTGGCTTTACAAATTGGAAGAATACAATCTGGTTGCCCTTTTCGGCGCTGGCTTCGGCCCATGATTTATCGTAAAGCAGTATGAGCTCGCAGCGGCGCTTGGTGCCGTTGATAGTAAAATAGGCATAGTTGTCGAGGTGCTCAACATCGGGGTTGATACCCATGCGCTGTGTGATGGCATCGGGGAACGTGATGTCGTGATCCATGACCGTAAAGCCTATCAGGGCATACATCTTCTGACGGAATGCTGGTGAGTTGCGTGTTACGCAGTGGAACAACTCGTGGGCCACCAACTCGGTAAAACGCATCAATGCAATCTTATTTTTTTCGGCTGTTCTTTCGGCATTAGGCAGGCACATGCCCAAATACGTCTCGTTCAGGAATATGATGTTCTTGATGGTATATCCTGCCGAACCGCCTTCTTCGGCCTGGGTGGTTTTGGCGAATACGATTTCGGAGGGTACGGGCAGTTGGCAGCCGATGCTGTTCAGGCTGTCGGTAATCATACCTACGATGGTAGCCATAAATTCACGTTCGGCATCGGTCCAGTCGCGTGTCTGCTGCCAGGCCATCGTCTGCAGTTCGGCGAGTGTACTACCCTCTTTTCTTACTCGCCAGTCGATATCCATCTGATTCATCTTGGCGTAGTATTCGGTGTTGCTCTGCATCAGTTTACGTGTCTCGTCGGCCGAGGCTAAGCGGTAGTTAATGTTGGTACCCTCAGCAAACACATGGGTGCTGTAGATACTAAGGATGGCGACTAACGCCGATTTAAAAATCTTATTCATATTTATTATGGTTATAAAATTAATTTGCGTGCAAAAATAGTAAAAAAAGTTGGAATGATGTCATGTTATTACGATTTTTTGTATCTTTGCAGGCAAAAATTAGATTAGTAGTATTAACAAGACATAAGTTATGAAAAAGGTATTATTTGCAGCGGCTATCATGATGGCTGCAGGGGCTAAGGCCCAACAGGTTAACTACACCATCAGTGGTGTGAGTAAGGATAATGGCGCCAAGGTGGTAGTGATTGACGCTCAGGCGCGTAAGATGGAGAACGCTACGGTTGAGAACGGCAAGTTCAGCATTAGCGGTTCGGCCGAGAAGAATGCGTTGCTGATAATCAGAAACAGCAGCGTTAGCTGGATGATGCCCATTATCAACGATGGTACACCTATCACTGTGAACCTGAACGACACTACCGTAACTGGATCGGCCCAGAACGAGCGACTGGTGCGCTACGATATCGACATGAATGCGGCCTACGGCAAACTGGGTGTAAAGGCTGGCCTGGAGAAGATTTATACCGACGAGGTGAACACCATGATTCCTGTGGCTTTTGTGGAGCAGTATCTGGAGGAATTCGGACTGGAGAAGCTGCAGAAGACGATGGCTACCAAGCCTGTTTGGGCTAATCACCCCGCCGTGCAGAGTGCTATCAAGGAGTATGAGTTTGAGCAGGCCGACAGAGCCAAGAAGGCTGCCTACATTGGTAAGCAGTTTACCGACCTGGAGGAGCCCGATACCGACGGCAACATGCACAAACTGAGCGAGTACGTAGGCAAAGGCAAATGGGTGCTGGTAGATTTCTGGGCTTCGTGGTGCGCTCCTTGTCGCGCTGAGATGCCTAACGTGGTAAAGGCTTACGAGAAGTATCACGATAAGGGATTTGACATCGTAGGACTCTCGTTCGACAACAGAAAGGAGCCTTGGGTAAAGGCTATCACCGACCTGAAGATGCCTTGGACACATCTGTCGGACCTGAAGGGCTGGAAGACTGTGGCTTCGGGACTGTACGAGGTGAACAGCATTCCTGATAACCTGCTGATCGACCCACAGGGTAAGATTGTGGCTCGCGGCTTGCGTGCACAGGGACTGCAGGACAAACTGAAGGAGATTTTTGGCGAATAAAAACCAACGGCATGCTACATCTGCAGAAAGAACACGACATCATTGCCTTCTCGACTGAGCGAGGCTTTGTGGATATGGACGAACCTTACCAGGGGTTTAACATTACCTGGTATACCGACGACGATGCGCAGCACGTAGCCGATTGCCGACGCGACATGTGCCAGATGCTGGAGATAGACGACCAGCATCTGGTGCTGCCACGCCAGGTACACGACACGAAGGTGGCTGAGGTAACAGCCCAGAACCTGGGCGACCGCTTTGAGGGTGTCGACGCCCTGATTACTACCCTGCCCCGTACCTGCATAGGCGTATCAACAGCCGACTGTGTGCCTATACTTTTGTATGATGCACGCACGCGCGCGATAGCAGCTGCCCACGCGGGATGGCGAGGCACTGTGGCACGTATCGGCCGCAAAACCATCGAGGCCATGCAGCAGCGATACGGCACCAAACCTGAAGACCTGAAGATAGTGATAGGCCCCAGCATCGGTCCTGATGCCTTTGAGGTGGGCGACGAGGTGTACGACGCCTTTGCGCAGGCGGATTTCGACATGAACCGCATAGCCTTTAAGCGTAACGGCAAGTGGCACATCGACCTTTGGCAGGCCAACGCGCTGGATATGCAGCTGACGGGCGTAGATGAAAAACACATTGAAACAGCCGCCGTTTGTACCTACGAGCACTACGACCAATTTTTCTCGGCCAGGCGCCTGGGTATAAAAAGTGGAAGAATTTATACGGGAATTATGATAAAATGAAAGTAAATGGCTAAAAATTCTTTCAGAAATTTGGCCATTTGCTTAAAAACACTTACCTTTGCAGCGCCAGTGGATGAAGCCCTGCTTGTTTAAGGGTACCGCTAAAGGCAAGATAAATTGCATAGGAATATGAAAGTATTGAAATTCGGCGGAACGTCCGTAGGTTCCGTAAAAAGCATTCTTAGCTTGAAAAAAATCGTTGAGACAGAGGCTCGGACGCAACCTGTCGTAGTAGTAGTTAGTGCGCTGGGCGGTATCACCGATAAGTTGATTGCCACATCGCAGATGGCCCTGAAGGGTGACGACAAGTGGCGCGAGGAATTCGACGCTATGGTGACACGACATCACCAAATGATCGACACCATCATTACCGATGACAAAAAGCGCGTAGATTTATTCAATAAAGTGGATCAGCTGTTCGACCAGTTGAAGAGCATTTATTATGGCGTATATCTGATTCACGATCTCTCGAAAAAGACCGAAGATGCGATTGTAAGTTACGGCGAGCGTTTATCGTCGAACATCGTGGCCACACTCATTAAGGGTGGCAAGCGCATGAACAGTCGCGACTTTATCCGTACAGAAAAAAAGAACGGCAAGCACCGTCTGGTGGCCGATTTGACCAACCAGCTGGTTCGCGAGGCGTTTAAAGATATGCCCGAGGTGGCTGTGGTACCTGGCTTTATCAGCCGTGATAAGGACACCAGCGAGACCACTAACCTGGGACGTGGCGGTAGCGATTACACAGCCGCCATCATTGCTGCAGCACTGGATGCCGAGGTGCTGGAGATCTGGACCGACGTGGATGGCTTTATGACGGCCGACCCACGTGTGATTAAGACTGCCTACACCATTAACGAACTGAGCTACATCGAGGCGATGGAGCTGTGTAACTTTGGTGCCAAGGTAATCTATCCCCCAACCATCTACCCCGTTTGCGTAAAAAACATTCCCATTAAGGTTAAGAATACATTCAACCCCGAACACCCGGGCACGCTGATTAAGGATCATATTGAGAACGACCAGAAGCCTATTAAGGGTATCAGCAGCATTAAGGGTACCACGCTGATTACGGTTACCGGACTGTCGATGGTGGGTGTGATTGGTGTGAACCGACGCATTTTTACCACGCTGGCCAATAAGGGTATCAGTGTGTTCATGGTATCGCAGGCATCATCAGAGAACTCAACCTCAATCGGTGTGCGCGACGAGGATGCTGCCGATGCTGTAGAGGTGCTGAACGACGAGTTTGCCAAGGAGATTGAGACGGGCGCCATGTTCCCCATGCATGCCGAGAGCGGACTGGCCACCATCGCTATCGTGGGCGAGAACATGAAGCATACACCAGGTATTGCCGGAAAACTGTTTGGCACACTGGGCCGTAGCGGTATCAGCGTGATTGCCTGTGCACAGGGTGCTTCGGAGACCAACATCTCGTTTGTAGTGGATGGCAAGTTCCTGCGTAAGTCGCTCAACGTGCTGCACGACTCGTTCTTCCTCTCTGAGTACAAGGTGCTTAACCTGTTTATCTGCGGTGTGGGTACAGTGGGTGGCAAGCTGATTGAGCAGATTCGCAGTCAGTACGAAACGCTGATGCAGCGCAACGGACTGAAGTTGAACGTGGTGGGTATCGCCTCGTCGAAGGCTGGTATCTACGACCGCGATGGCATCGACCTGGAGAACTACCGTGAGCTGCTGAAGGCCCCCGAGGCGCAGGGTAAGAACCTACGCGACGAGGTGATCGGCATGAACATATTTAATAGCGTGTTTGTGGATTGTACCGCCAGCAAGGATATTGCAGCGCTGTACCAATCGTTCCTGGAGCATAACATCAGCGTGATTGCAGCCAACAAACTGGCGGCTTCGAGCGATTACGCTAACTATATGAAGCTGAAGAAGACGGCTCGCGACCGTGGTGTGTGGTTCCGTTACGAGACCAACGTGGGCGCTGGTCTGCCTATCATCGGCACCATCAACGACCTGCGTAACTCGGGTGATAAGATCCTGAAAATCGAGGCTGTACTGAGTGGTACGCTGAACTTTATCTTTAACGAGATAGCTGCCGACGTGCCTTTCTCGGAGACGGTACGACGTGCCAAGGAGCAGGGCTACAGCGAGCCCGACCCACGTATCGACCTGAGTGGTACCGACGTGGTTCGCAAGCTGGTGATCCTGACCCGCGAGGCTGGCTACAAGGTGGAACAGGCCGACGTAGAGAAGCACCTGTTTGTGCCTAACGAGTACTTTGAGGGCAGCGTGGATGACTTCTGGAAGAAGTTGCCTGCACTAGATGCCGACTTTGAGGCTCGTAGACAGAAGTTGGAGGCCGAGGGTAAGCGTTGGCGTTTTGTGGCCACGATGGAGAATGGCGTAACGAATGTGGCGCTGCGCGAGGTGGATATCAACCATCCGTTCTATCGTCTGGAGGGCAGCAATAACATCGTGCTGCTAACCACTGAGCGCTACAAGGAGTACCCGATGCTGATACAAGGATACGGTGCCGGCGCCAGCGTAACAGCAGCCGGAGTGTTCGCCAACATCATGAGCATCGCGAATATTTAATTTAGGCACGAATTACACGAATAACACGAATTTAAGATATGAAACACATTATTATACTTGGAGATGGAATGGCGGATTTGCCCGTAGAAAGATTAGGGGGAAAGACGCTACTACAATATGCGGCGAAGCCGATGATGGACCAACTGGCAAAGGAGGGACGCTGCGGGCGACTGATTACGGTGCCCGAGGGATTTCCTCCTGGCAGCGAGGTGGCTAACACAGCGATTCTGGGTTACGACCTGAATAAGGTGTACGAGGGTCGCGGACCACTGGAGGCAGCCTCGATAGGCTACGAGATGGCCGACGACGATCTGGCACTTCGCTGTAACATTATCAACCTGCAGGACGGTAAGATTATTACGCATAACGGCGGTAATCTGGAAACAGAGGATGCCCGCCTGCTGATTGACTATCTGAACGAAACTCTGGCCAAGCCCATCAATGAAAGGGAGGGCTGCGAGCGCGTAAAGTTTATTACGGGCATACAATATCGCCACCTGCTGGTAATCAAGGGCGGCAACAAGCATATTACTTGCGCCCCACCCCATGATCATCCTAACGAAGAGTGGCGCCCACTGCTGGTAAAGGCTGATATACCCGAGGCACAGGAGACAGCCGAACTGCTGAACGAGCTGATTCTGAAATCGCAGGAGCTGCTGCCTAAGCACCCTTATAATCAGGCTAAGGCCGCTAAGGGCGAGCGACAGGCTAACAGCATCTGGCCTTGGAGCGGTGGTTATCGTCCGTCGATGGAAACGCTGATGCAGCAGTACCCAGAGATTAAATCGGGTACGGTGATTTCGGCTGTGGATTTGATTCGCGGTATTGGTCACTACGCTGGCTTGAAGATTGTGGAAGTGGAAGGTGCTACCGGTTTGGCCGATACCAATTACGAGGGAAAGGCGCAGGCAGCAATCGAGGCGCTGGAGCACGACGACTTTGTGTTTGTACACGTTGAAGCCAGCGACGAAGCCGGACATGATGGCGACCTGGAACTGAAGTTGAAAACCATCGAGTATCTGGACCAGCGACTCATCAAGCCCATCTACGAGCACATCCTTAAGATGAACAAGCCCGTATGCCTGGCAGTACTGCCCGACCATCTGACACCCGTTGAGATGCGCATTCACGTGGGTCAGCCCGTGCCATTCCTGATTTGGCACAAAGGCATCGCCCCCGACGAGGTGCAGCAATACGACGAAGTTAGCTGCGTCAGTGGTTCATTCGGTTTGCTAAAACTCCAAGAGTTTATGCAAACCTTCATGAACATTGATAAAATGTAAAAATGATAAAATGCAAAAATTAATTTTTACATTATTAAATTTTTAAATTGTTACATTAACGAAATATCGAAGATATGAAGTACTATAGCACCAACGGCAAGGCTCCTATTGCCGACCTGCACAAAGCAGTAGTTAAGGGACTGGCTGAGGATCGCGGACTGTATATGCCCGAGCGTATCAACAAGTTGCCCCAGGAGTTTTTCGACAACATCGAGAAAATGAGTTTTCAGGAGATTGCCTACACCGTAGCCAGCGCTTTCTTTGGCGAGGATGTAGATCCTGATGCCCTGCATGATATTGTGTACGACACCTTGGCATTCGATTGCCCAGTGGTGAACGTAAAAGACAATATTTACACCTTGGAGTTGTTCCACGGTCCTACCCTCGCCTTTAAGGATGTGGGTGCCCGTTTTATGGCGCGCTTGCTGCAGTACTTCATCAAGCAGGAGTCAGGTCATAAGCAGGTGAACGTGCTGGTTGCTACCAGCGGCGATACCGGTTCGGCTGTGGCCAACGGATTCTTGGGTGTTGAGGGTATCCACGTGTACGTGCTGTATCCCAAGGGCAAGGTAAGTCCTATCCAGGAGTGCCAGTTTACCACACTGGGTAAGAACATCACCGCTATCGAGGTGGATGGTGTGTTCGACGATTGTCAGGCGCTGGTAAAGAATGCCTTTATGGATGCCGAACTGAACGAGCACATGAAGCTGACATCGGCCAACTCAATCAACGTGGCCCGTTTTCTGCCCCAGGCATTCTACTACTTTAATGCCTACGCCCGCATGAAAGAAAATGCAAAAATTGAAAAATGTAATAATGTAAATAATCTGGTGATGTGCGTGCCATCAGGAAACTTCGGAAATATCTGTGCAGCGCTGTTCGGCCATGAGATGGGACTGCCCATCAAGCGATTCATCGCAGCCAACAATGCCAACGATATCTTCTACAAGTATCTGCAGACTGGCAAATACGAGCCTAAGCCATCGAAGCAGACTCTGGCTAATGCGATGGACGTAGGCGATCCTTCGAACTTTGCCCGTATCTACGACCTGTACGATAAGAGTCACGAGAAGATTAGCGCGCTGATTAGCGGTGCTACCTATAGCGACGAGCAGATTCGCGAAACCATGCGCGAGTGCTACAAAGCTTCGGGTTATATCCTGGATCCTCATGGTGCTTGCGGCTATCAGGCTTTGGCCGACGGACTGCAGGCTGGCGAGGTTGGTGTGTTCTGCGAAACAGCCCACCCAGCTAAGTTTAAGGAGAAGGTGGAT is a genomic window of Xylanibacter ruminicola 23 containing:
- a CDS encoding cofactor-independent phosphoglycerate mutase, whose product is MKHIIILGDGMADLPVERLGGKTLLQYAAKPMMDQLAKEGRCGRLITVPEGFPPGSEVANTAILGYDLNKVYEGRGPLEAASIGYEMADDDLALRCNIINLQDGKIITHNGGNLETEDARLLIDYLNETLAKPINEREGCERVKFITGIQYRHLLVIKGGNKHITCAPPHDHPNEEWRPLLVKADIPEAQETAELLNELILKSQELLPKHPYNQAKAAKGERQANSIWPWSGGYRPSMETLMQQYPEIKSGTVISAVDLIRGIGHYAGLKIVEVEGATGLADTNYEGKAQAAIEALEHDDFVFVHVEASDEAGHDGDLELKLKTIEYLDQRLIKPIYEHILKMNKPVCLAVLPDHLTPVEMRIHVGQPVPFLIWHKGIAPDEVQQYDEVSCVSGSFGLLKLQEFMQTFMNIDKM
- the thrC gene encoding threonine synthase, whose translation is MKYYSTNGKAPIADLHKAVVKGLAEDRGLYMPERINKLPQEFFDNIEKMSFQEIAYTVASAFFGEDVDPDALHDIVYDTLAFDCPVVNVKDNIYTLELFHGPTLAFKDVGARFMARLLQYFIKQESGHKQVNVLVATSGDTGSAVANGFLGVEGIHVYVLYPKGKVSPIQECQFTTLGKNITAIEVDGVFDDCQALVKNAFMDAELNEHMKLTSANSINVARFLPQAFYYFNAYARMKENAKIEKCNNVNNLVMCVPSGNFGNICAALFGHEMGLPIKRFIAANNANDIFYKYLQTGKYEPKPSKQTLANAMDVGDPSNFARIYDLYDKSHEKISALISGATYSDEQIRETMRECYKASGYILDPHGACGYQALADGLQAGEVGVFCETAHPAKFKEKVDEILGIDVEIPERLAAFMRGEKQSVAMSKDFADFKDYLMHQ